The Malus domestica chromosome 10, GDT2T_hap1 genome contains a region encoding:
- the LOC103444681 gene encoding leucine-rich repeat receptor protein kinase EMS1-like, giving the protein MYMDKPVQSVLAATGGFFVVTLILAAVYLVCKDCKSKSTRSRPARPLCNPAALSAIIVDESTSFDPCLKFSMEEVVKATKNFSAHLVVGDGGFGLVYKAQLPDGLTVAIKKLDPDAFQGFREFQAEMETLGKLRHPNIVKILGYCVSGADRILIYEFISKGNLDRWLYDSWSSDGDGYEDGPGLRLPLSWKTRIKIVRGVANGLAYLHGLEKPIIHRDIKASNVLLDKDFEAHIADFGLARSMDASRSHVSTQFAGTMGYMPPEYKEGFTGATVRADVFSFGILMLEVATGRRPNLPTVHDGNQMGLVEWARKMVEQNRQMEMVDSSISNEDLDEGEVKEYFSIATTCAREISRDRPAMKEVIEMLDQIST; this is encoded by the coding sequence ATGTATATGGACAAACCTGTCCAATCCGTCCTCGCTGCTACCGGCGGCTTCTTCGTCGTAACCCTCATCCTCGCCGCCGTCTACCTCGTCTGCAAGGACTGCAAATCCAAATCCACCCGCTCCCGCCCCGCCCGTCCCCTCTGCAACCCGGCCGCCCTCTCCGCCATCATCGTCGACGAGAGTACCTCCTTCGATCCGTGCCTCAAGTTCTCCATGGAAGAAGTCGTCAAGGCCACCAAGAACTTCTCCGCCCATCTCGTTGTCGGTGACGGCGGCTTCGGCCTTGTCTACAAGGCCCAACTCCCCGACGGCCTCACCGTCGCGATCAAGAAGCTGGATCCCGACGCCTTCCAAGGGTTTCGGGAATTTCAGGCCGAGATGGAAACCCTAGGTAAGCTCCGCCACCCCAACATCGTCAAGATTTTAGGATACTGCGTCTCCGGCGCCGACAGGATATTAATTTATGAGTTTATTTCAAAGGGAAATCTCGACCGTTGGCTTTATGACTCGTGGTCGTCGGACGGCGACGGTTATGAGGACGGGCCGGGGTTGAGATTACCGTTATCTTGGAAAACGAGGATTAAGATCGTTAGGGGAGTGGCGAATGGGTTGGCATATTTGCATGGGCTTGAAAAGCCCATTATTCATAGGGATATTAAGGCCAGCAATGTGTTGTTGGACAAAGATTTTGAGGCCCATATTGCTGATTTTGGGCTGGCCAGAAGTATGGACGCCTCCCGGTCTCACGTGTCGACTCAATTTGCCGGCACGATGGGTTACATGCCCCCGGAATACAAGGAAGGGTTCACGGGGGCAACCGTCAGGGCGGACGTGTTTAGCTTTGGGATCTTAATGTTGGAGGTTGCGACCGGGAGGCGGCCAAATTTGCCGACGGTGCACGACGGGAACCAAATGGGGTTGGTGGAATGGGCTAGGAAAATGGTGGAACAAAATCGGCAAATGGAAATGGTGGATTCAAGCATTTCGAATGAGGATTTGGATGAAGGGGAAGTGAAGGAGTATTTTAGCATTGCTACTACATGTGCTCGTGAGATTTCAAGAGACAGGCCCGCCATGAAAGAAGTCATTGAAATGTTGGACCAAATTTCGACATGA
- the LOC103444714 gene encoding histone-lysine N-methyltransferase ASHH1-like: MISRIRSNTAGRNYHIGSGSMSNKRSKQYNGKLKHGAQKQVDAKCVAALLASKEAQEEILSYERMKNDSATHLESLYNEIRPAIEEHERDSQDSVATSVAEKWIEACCMKLKAEFDLYSSIVKSIACTPRRPFGQAEPSDGSTENEIKYLQN; the protein is encoded by the exons ATGATATCTCGTATCCGCAGTAATACTGCAGGTCGGAATTATCACATTGGATCAGGGTCCATGTCAAACAAAAGATCAAAACAATATAATGGAAAGTTGAAACATGGTGCACAAAAGCAAGTTGACGCCAAGTGTGTTGCTGCGCTTCTAGCATCAAAGGAAGCACAAGAGGAAATTTTAAGTTATGAg CGGATGAAAAACGACTCTGCCACTCATCTTGAATCTCTCTACAACGAGATACGACCTGCCATTGAAGAACATGAAAGGGACAGCCAAGACAGCGTAGCTACCAGTGTAGCTGAGAAGTGGATAGAAGCCTGCTGCATGAAACTCAAGGCGGAGTTCGACCTTTATTCTTCCATTGTCAAAAGCATTGCCTGCACTCCgcgaaggccatttggccaggCCGAACCTTCTGACGGCAGCACCGAGAATGAGATTAAGTACTTGCAGAATTGA
- the LOC103411920 gene encoding uncharacterized protein, translating to MESEADHTHCEIDQIEEHCARQLLCLTEQRTGEEPRYTHIEQNEFLHRRHKTQAEEDIAICECKYDENDPESACGERCLNVITNTECTPGHCPCGVYCKNQRFQKCEYAKTKLFKTEGCGWGLLANENIKAGQFIIEYCGEVISWKEAKQRSHTYEIQGLRDAFIISLNASESIDATEKGSVARFINHSCQPNCETRKWNVLGEIRVGIFAKQDILAGTELAYDYNFEWYGGAKVRCLCGASSCSGFLGAKSRGFQGETSSRGSGVGSECATDYTSEFTTNEDDNSARDSGVSSDCVMDFTSEFTTYVIFKTRESLMQWAREAGKRNGFVIVTIRSDMGSKSTKPRVTLGCERGGRFKEKKTRAAKKRRGTGTKKCGCPFTLKGEKSANGDGWMLKVVCGVHNHASTEYPDGRSYAGRLSEQETSLLIDLSKSLVRPKEILSTLKQRDELNATTIRTIYNARQRQRVKEKAGRSQMQQLLCKLNEHDYVEWHRRCPMSDSVQDLFWAHPVSLELLRAFPTILMIDCTYKTNRYHYPLLEVVGVTSTDITFSVAFVFLDSEKEDNYIWALSKLRGVMVECPMPNVIVTDMDLPLMRAIEVVFPTAKNLLCKWHINKHVLAKCKNLFESKEMCDRFIMKWNVLVTSPTENDYMWDLAVLQREFSMYTEVMEYVTNTWLNPFKERFVSAWTDMIMHFGNVTSNRVEGVHTKLKRELGMSQGNFEGSFERIHPLIELQHNDIKISFDKCLTVTQQSFKSSEFKYLRGVVSMFALEKVLSQSKLAISIGAGGLGCGCVIPRTHGLPCAHEIVKYKRECRPIPLESLDPHWTKLDILPPSSAQESMDVNEFPELELLQRYFLEANAENRLMLRKRVRELVAPYTTSLVEPGLGVKSRLQGQLREKIDMSTQQDPYAFELKSAFLYSHSPSAMDDQQNFKHKQMERTKEVYRTLSMKGISYIDAFPIGLRPFIQQVKDVCHDGHCGFRAVADLVGLGENGYLQVRNDLLTELSSYSAHYGELYCSTDRVRELAQILSFFDEGRAPFDRWMMMPDMGHLIASCYKVVLFHLSSTQCLTFLPLRSAPVSLPRRRQIAIGFMNDCHCVEVFLRPGHPVPPIASDWIRYHTPAAQGWDTVYTSCILRFKSLVSCDQI from the exons ATGGAGTCAGAGGCAGATCATACACACTGTGAAATTGACCAGATTGAAGAACACTGTGCGCGTCAGCTGCTCTGCCTGACGGAACAGCGTACCGGAGAAGAGCCGCGGTACACCCACATTGAGCAAAACGAGTTCTTGCATAGAAG aCATAAGACACAGGCGGAGGAAGATATTGCTATATGTGAATGCAAGTATGATGAAAATGATCCTGAAAGTGCATGTGGGGAGAGGTGTTTGAATGTAATAACCAACACAGAATGCACTCCTGGGCATTGCCCTTGCGGTGTCTATTGCAAGAATCag AGATTTCAGAAATGTGAATATGCCAAGACAAAGTTGTTTAAAACAGAAGGTTGTGGTTGGGGTCTTTTAGCTAATGAGAATATAAAG GCAGGACAATTTATTATTGAGTACTGTGGGGAAGTGATATCATGGAAAGAAGCAAAGCAAAGATCTCACACTTATGAAATCCAAG GTCTCAGAGATGCATTcattatttctctcaatgcttCTGAATCTATTGATGCCACTGAAAAGGGAAGCGTTGCTCGATTTATAAATCATTCATG CCAACCAAATTGTGAGACAAGAAAATGGAATGTGTTGGGGGAAATTAGGGTTGGAATATTTGCAAAGCAAGATATATTGGCTGGAACAGAGTTGGCATATGACTACAATTTTGAATGGTATGGGGGAGCTAAGGTTCGCTGCCTCTGTGGTGCTTCTAGCTGTTCAGGATTTCTTGGGGCAAAGTCTCGTGGTTTTCAG GGCGAAACTTCTTCTCGAGGTAGTGGGGTTGGCTCAGAATGTGCAACGGACTACACAAGTGAATTTACAACTAATGAG GACGACAATTCTGCCCGAGATAGTGGGGTTAGCTCAGACTGTGTAATGGATTTCACAAGTGAATTTACTACTTATGTG ATATTCAAGACTAGAGAGTCCTTGATGCAGTGGGCTCGTGAGGCTGGGAAGCGAAATGGGTTTGTTATTGTGACAATACGATCTGATATGGGTAGTAAGAGTACGAAACCAAGAGTTACATTAGGTTGCGAGAGGGGTGGAAGATTTAAGGAGAAGAAAACTAGGGCTGCAAAAAAAAGACGTGGGACAGGCACAAAGAAGTGTGGGTGTCCTTTCACATTGAAAGGGGAGAAGTCAGCGAATGGGGACGGATGGATGCTAAAGGTTGTATGCGGAGTGCATAACCATGCATCCACTGAGTATCCTGATGGGCGTTCATATGCAGGGAGGTTATCTGAGCAGGAGACTTCACTCTTGATAGACTTGTCAAAGAGTTTAGTACGACCCAAAGAAATCCTGAGCACTTTGAAGCAAAGGGATGAACTCAATGCTACAACCATAAGGACGATCTATAATGCACGCCAAAGGCAAAGAGTTAAAGAGAAGGCAGGGAGGTCTCAAATGCAACAACTGTTATGTAAGTTGAATGAGCATGACTATGTCGAGTGGCATAGGAGGTGCCCTATGTCAGATAGTGTGCAGGACTTGTTTTGGGCGCACCCTGTGAGTTTGGAGTTGTTACGTGCATTTCCAACCATTTTGATGATAGATTGCACGTATAAGACCAACAGGTACCATTATCCCTTACTAGAGGTTGTAGGCGTCACATCCACTGATATTACATTCTCAGttgcatttgtttttttggaTTCTGAAAAAGAGGACAACTATATATGGGCATTAAGTAAATTGCGTGGTGTCATGGTGGAGTGTCCCATGCCAAATGTAATTGTCACAGACATGGATTTGCCATTGATGAGAGCCATTGAGGTAGTATTCCCTACAGCTAAAAATCTTTTATGTAAATGGCATATTAATAAGCATGTGTTGGCAAAATGCAAAAACTTGTTTGAGTCCAAGGAAATGTGTGATAGATTTATTATGAAGTGGAATGTACTTGTGACCTCTCCTACAGAAAATGATTATATGTGGGATCTAGCAGTGTTACAGAGAGAATTTAGTATGTACACTGAGGTCATGGAGTATGTTACAAACACCTGGTTGAATCCTTTCAAGGAAAGATTTGTGTCGGCTTGGACGGACATGATCATGCATTTTGGTAATGTAACATCAAACAG GGTCGAGGGTGTACATACCAAGCTTAAGAGGGAGCTTGGTATGAGCCAGGGGAATTTTGAGGGTTCTTTTGAGAGGATACACCCTCTTATTGAGTTACAGCACAATGACATAAAGATATCTTTTGACAAGTGtttgacggtcacacaacaaaGCTTCAAGTCTTCAGAATTCAAATATTTGAGAGGAGTTGTATCTATGTTTGCATTGGAGAAGGTGTTATCTCAGTCCAAACTAGCCATCTCAATTGGTGCTGGTGGTTTAGGATGTGGTTGTGTCATACCCAGAACCCATGGTCTACCTTGTGCCCACGAGATTGTGAAATACAAGAGGGAGTGTCGGCCAATTCCTCTTGAGTCGCTTGACCCCCATTGGACTAAACTTGATATACTACCTCCGAGTTCTGCTCAGGAATCTATGGATGTGAATGAGTTTCCTGAGTTGGAGTTGCTTCAACGATACTTTCTGGAGGCAAATGCAGAAAATAGGTTGATGCTCAGGAAAAGAGTGAGAGAACTTGTAGCACCCTATACAACTAGTCTTGTTGAACCAGGACTAGGAGTCAAGTCCAGATTACAAGGTCAACTGAGGGAGAAAATTGATATGTCCACTCAACAGGACCCATATGCATTTGAGTTGAAATCTGCATTTTTGTATAGTCACTCACCTAGCGCAATGGATGATcaacaaaattttaaacataagCAAATGGAGCGAACCAAGGAG GTGTACCGGACATTATCAATGAAAGGTATTTCGTATATTGATGCGTTCCCAATTGGATTGAGGCCCTTCATTCAGCAAGTCAAGGATGTATGTCATGATGGTCACTGCGGGTTTAGGGCAGTTGCTGATTTGGTGGGATTGGGTGAGAATGGGTACCTGCAAGTTCGTAATGACTTGCTTACTGAGTTGTCTTCATATTCTGCGCATTATGGCGAGTTGTATTGCAGCACAGACAGGGTTCGTGAGTTAGCACAGATACTATCATTCTTTGATGAAGGTAGAGCACCATTTGACAGATGGATGATGATGCCTGACATGGGTCATCTTATAGCATCATGCTATAAGGTTGTGCTTTTCCACTTATCATCTACTCAGTGCCTTACCTTCCTACCGCTTCGGTCAGCACCAGTTTCTTTGCCAAGGCGTCGACAGATTGCTATTGGTTTTATGAATGATTGTCATTGTGTGGAG GTGTTCTTAAGGCCGGGGCATCCTGTGCCTCCCATTGCGTCTGATTGGATCAGATATCATACGCCAGCTGCACAAGGATGGGACACTGTGTATACTAGTTGTATTTTACGCTTCAAATCTCTTGTCAGCTGTGATCAAATCTGA
- the LOC139188437 gene encoding uncharacterized protein yields the protein MDSRIRYVVFLASLLLCLSSSPAPFANARASPIVRGVCKQARDKLGRDYKQCIRALWRDTPVRLASNLKDLDIAILKLALANAGQSKAFFESMLNTTNSVKGTKAIKQCVSSYDFALGGFVFTIQGVNDGDKSSSEVLTQVQDEFVGCERALTFDRVQLPNLLSAKHFLTILFRDVALLVTSQL from the coding sequence ATGGACTCCCGAATCCGTTACGTAGTGTTTCTTGCTTCCTTGCTTTTATGTCTCTCCTCATCTCCAGCGCCATTTGCAAATGCAAGAGCTTCTCCAATAGTCAGAGGTGTTTGCAAGCAAGCCCGAGACAAATTAGGACGAGACTATAAGCAATGCATAAGGGCTCTTTGGCGAGATACTCCAGTTCGATTAGCTTCTAATCTCAAAGATCTTGACATAGCCATTCTTAAATTAGCACTAGCAAATGCTGGACAAAGCAAAGCTTTCTTTGAAAGTATGCTCAACACCACCAACAGTGTTAAAGGCACCAAAGCTATAAAACAGTGTGTAAGTTCATATGATTTTGCGTTAGGGGGTTTTGTTTTCACAATACAAGGAGTCAATGACGGTGACAAATCAAGCTCTGAAGTCCTCACACAGGTCCAAGATGAATTTGTGGGTTGCGAAAGAGCGTTGACCTTTGATAGAGTTCAGCTTCCTAATTTATTATCTGCAAAACATTTTTTGACCATATTATTTAGAGATGTTGCATTACTTGTTACTTCTCAGTTATGA